The region CTGAAAAAGGGTTTGGCTAGGGTTGGGTACATATACGAACTCCCGCCGGCATTTGGATGAATTCAGAAAAGCGGAGGACATTGCACAGGAGAAGAAGATTGGTATCTAGCAATGTCCGGGATACGCTACGGATGAAGGGTATGTGGTAGAGAAGTGGTGTAAGGGGAAATTGAACGGATCAGTGCCGAAACCGAAAACCACGGGTTATAACGGTCCCTTTGATCCCTTTGGTCCTGATCGGGACTGTTCGGACTTTAAAACCCAAAAGGAAGCGCAGGCCTTCTTTGAAGCGGCAGGAGGACCAGAGAAAGACCCACATCGGTTGGATCCGGATAAAGATGGGGTGGCGTGTGAGTCCCTGCCGTAGTGGAAAACACCAATAAACAAGCCCAACCATGTGTGGTTGGGTGAGGCTGTTGACAAAGAAGGGTCAACAGCCTGGGGCGGTCTTTCTACCCGCCCGAGACTGCTGACAAACCCTGCATCCAAGGGGGCGGGACGCGATCTTCCCCCTTCGCTCCGGCGCAGAGGCGAGTCGCTCGGCGAAAATCGGTCCATCCCGGTCCTTTGTCATCGACCGAAGAACTTTCTCCGGTTTTCTCTTTCTTCCGAAAATCATTCCCCTTTGTTCGGCTCACCGTGAAGCGCTTTCCGGAAAACCCAACTGGTTCTCGAATATCCCATCTTCTCCTCATAGAAGCGGTGCGCATCCTTCCGCTGAACACCCGAGGTCAGCTCCACCAGCTGGCAGCCGTTGTCCCGGGCGAAGGCTTCGACATGGCGGAGCAGTTCGGCGCCGTACCCCTTGGAGCGCTCTTCCTCCCGCGTCACCAAGTCAAAGAGGAAAAGATACCGGCCGTTGTAAAAGTTGGTCATCACCGCCGCACCCGCCAAGGCGACGAACCGGCCCTCCTTCTCCAGGGCGAACAGCTGGTAACCCTGTGCC is a window of Calditerricola satsumensis DNA encoding:
- a CDS encoding excalibur calcium-binding domain-containing protein, translating into MPKPKTTGYNGPFDPFGPDRDCSDFKTQKEAQAFFEAAGGPEKDPHRLDPDKDGVACESLP
- a CDS encoding GNAT family N-acetyltransferase; translation: MIRELTTEEEWIAAFPVMKELRTHLDLETYLSLLSEMRAQGYQLFALEKEGRFVALAGAAVMTNFYNGRYLFLFDLVTREEERSKGYGAELLRHVEAFARDNGCQLVELTSGVQRKDAHRFYEEKMGYSRTSWVFRKALHGEPNKGE